The Salicibibacter halophilus DNA window ATGCACGTTTCATTCGCATGATCGCCTCTTCCCGAGACGCTCCTTTTACAATAACTTTGGCCACCATTGAGTCGTAGTACGGCGGGATCACAGCACCTGAGAAAACTCCCGTATCCACACGCACATGATACCCTCCAGGCACCATAAAGCTCTGAATGGTCCCCGGTGTCGGCCGAAAGGCGTTTACCGGGTCTTCGGCGTTCACTCTGCACTCGATCGCCCAGCCGCTCATCTCGATATCTTCTTGATCATATTCAAGTTCTTCGCCCGCAGCCACGCGAATTTGTTGCTTTACTAAATCAACGTTTGTAATCATTTCTGTTACCGGATGCTCAACTTGAATACGAGTGTTCATCTCCATAAAATAAAACTCACCGTCTTGGTCCATTAAAAATTCGACCGTGCCAACCCCCTCATAATGGACAGACTTGGCGGCACCCACGGCAGACTCGCCGATTTTCTTTCGGAGTTCTTTAGAAACAACAGGAGAAGGGGCTTCTTCCACGAGTTTTTGATGGCGGCGCTGAATGGAGCAATCCCTTTCACCGAAATGCACGACGTTCCCGTGTTGGTCCGCGAGAACCTGAACTTCAACATGGCGGGGATTACGAATATATTTTTCAATGAAAACATCCGGATTGCCGAAAGATTTTTCAGCCTCCGAACGGGCTTGTTCAAAGGCACGTTCAAGTTCGTTTTCTTCTTGTGCCAAGCGCATGCCCTTCCCGCCGCCTCCTGCAACTGCTTTAACCATCACCGGGAAACCAATCTCTTTTGCAACTTGCTCAGCATCGTCTTTCGTGGGAACAATGCCATTAGATCCGCTCACAGTTGGAACACCGTTACTTTTTACCGTCTCCAAGGCAATGTCTTTTGCTCCCATTTTACTCATGGCATCAACGGAGGGACCGATAAATGTGATCTCATTATCCGCACAAACACGTACAAACTCCACATTTTCCGAGAGGAATCCATAGCCGGGATGAATCGCGTCGGCCTTCGTTTCTTTGGCGACCGTGATAAGCCTTTCCATGTTCAAATAACTGTCTTGCCCAGGTCCCGAGCCGATACAGATGCTTTCATCGGCAAGTTGTGTATGTAAGGCCCCTTTGTCAGCTTTGGAATAAACAGCTACCGTTTTTATCCCTAGCTCCATGCAAGTACGTATGACACGGACGGCAATTTCCCCCCGGTTTGCAACCAATATTTTTTTAAACATCCGTCGTGCGTTCACCCTTTCCTTACCTTGAACAATTCGTCTTCATATTCAACGAATGTCCCATCTTCCACGAGCACTTCCGTGATTTCACCCTCCACATCCGCGCTGATTTCATTGAAAAGTTTCATCGCTTCCACTACACCGACAACCGTATCGTTGCTTACGTAATCTCCTTCTTTAACGAATGGTTCCGCGTTCGGTTCAGAAGCTCTGTAAAAAGTGCCGACGGTTGAAGATTTAATCGTATGCACATCCGTATCTTCGTTCGAAGATACTTCTTCTTCATTTTTTTCTTCTATTTTCGTTTCCGTTTTTCTACTCAAAGCCGATGCTTCACCGCTTTTTAACAACTCGACTTCCATTTCGCCATTTTTTATTTTTACCCTTTCTAGCCCTTGTTCGTTTAGTGACTTCATCAACGCTTGAATTTCTTCAACTGAATACATCTGTATCCCCCCATTTCAAATGAATGCCAATCTCCCTTTCACGCATAGCTTTCTCTTGCCGAATCAAGAGTGATTCCGCTTCTTCCAACGTTATTTTTTCAAAAGACACCGGCTCATTTGGGCGCGATTGCGCAATCTTTCCAATATCCACCGCCGCCACTTGCGCAAAGCGTGGATACCCTCCTGTCGTCTGCCGGTCAGCCATTAAGACGATCGGTTGCCCGTCACTGGGAACTTGAACAGTTCCAAAAGCGACCGGTTCCGATAACAGACTGGTTGATTCCCTTCGCTTCAACGGTTCATTCGATTGGAGCCGGTAGCCCATACGGTCCGAGCGCGAGGATACCGTATAGGATTGTTGGAAAAACTGCTTTTGGCTCGTTGATGTAAATTGATCGAAATGCGTTCCCGGGAACACTCGGATCGTCTTGCGGGAGCGTTCCAACAGCGGCCCGTTCGCTCCCCATTGTTCTGCCAGTGGCTTTCCTGAAGCTTTTTCGGAAATGGATTGTAAACGCTTTTTTGCTTTTTCTTTCTTTTTTCCGACATGTAAACGGTCACCTTTATCCAGTGAACGGCCTTCCAATCCACCGATGCCAGCCCGGACATAAGTACTTTTACTATCCATCACAACCGGCACATCTATACCACCGGCCACCGCTAAGTAAGCACGAGAACCATGGTTTGCCGGTTGAAAGTTCAAGTTGCTTTTAGCGGGAATAAAAATAGGCACCCCAAGCGAGAAGGGAGTCCCATTAATGACGGGAACTATCCCTCCGCCCGTGACAGTGATCAGACAGTCCGCTTCCATTTTGATTTCAGGGCCATTTAACGTTAACTCCAACACGGCGTCATTTTCATCGTTGCCGACAATCATATTTGCCGTTCGGAGGGAAATTCGGTCCATTGCGCCGCTTTCCAAAACCCCTTGATGAAGAAATCCGTTTCGCCCCAAATCCTGCACTGTTGTGAACAGGCCCGGCTTTACGACTTGCAAACTCACACATCCCCTCCTTATACGCATGAAACTCCTCTCGCGTGATTGCTTTAAATTCGATCTTATCTCCTGATTTCAATAAGCTAGGTTGATCACGGGCGGG harbors:
- the accC gene encoding acetyl-CoA carboxylase biotin carboxylase subunit → MFKKILVANRGEIAVRVIRTCMELGIKTVAVYSKADKGALHTQLADESICIGSGPGQDSYLNMERLITVAKETKADAIHPGYGFLSENVEFVRVCADNEITFIGPSVDAMSKMGAKDIALETVKSNGVPTVSGSNGIVPTKDDAEQVAKEIGFPVMVKAVAGGGGKGMRLAQEENELERAFEQARSEAEKSFGNPDVFIEKYIRNPRHVEVQVLADQHGNVVHFGERDCSIQRRHQKLVEEAPSPVVSKELRKKIGESAVGAAKSVHYEGVGTVEFLMDQDGEFYFMEMNTRIQVEHPVTEMITNVDLVKQQIRVAAGEELEYDQEDIEMSGWAIECRVNAEDPVNAFRPTPGTIQSFMVPGGYHVRVDTGVFSGAVIPPYYDSMVAKVIVKGASREEAIMRMKRALQETTIEGVATTIPFQLQLFDDPRFQNSDYDIHFIEEHGEELIKALEEKGGSNWMRNSS
- a CDS encoding acetyl-CoA carboxylase biotin carboxyl carrier protein; its protein translation is MYSVEEIQALMKSLNEQGLERVKIKNGEMEVELLKSGEASALSRKTETKIEEKNEEEVSSNEDTDVHTIKSSTVGTFYRASEPNAEPFVKEGDYVSNDTVVGVVEAMKLFNEISADVEGEITEVLVEDGTFVEYEDELFKVRKG
- a CDS encoding 5-oxoprolinase subunit C family protein produces the protein MSLQVVKPGLFTTVQDLGRNGFLHQGVLESGAMDRISLRTANMIVGNDENDAVLELTLNGPEIKMEADCLITVTGGGIVPVINGTPFSLGVPIFIPAKSNLNFQPANHGSRAYLAVAGGIDVPVVMDSKSTYVRAGIGGLEGRSLDKGDRLHVGKKKEKAKKRLQSISEKASGKPLAEQWGANGPLLERSRKTIRVFPGTHFDQFTSTSQKQFFQQSYTVSSRSDRMGYRLQSNEPLKRRESTSLLSEPVAFGTVQVPSDGQPIVLMADRQTTGGYPRFAQVAAVDIGKIAQSRPNEPVSFEKITLEEAESLLIRQEKAMREREIGIHLKWGDTDVFS